The sequence TGAGACCGAGCAGACTGGACTTGGCGGAATGCCGTCGTTTAGATAAGTATTAAACTCGCTCATATCGCTTCTTATGCGCTCAGCCGTGATCACATCGTGTGAATAAATTCCATAGTTTAGTGTGCCGTCCATCTGCAGCCTCATGCCCTTATTTAGGCGGTTATAAATGACTGAGGCGACAAGTGGCATCTCGGCATCATTTGCCGCTTCTTTTTGGATGATCGAAGCAATCGTTAAAATTTTAAACCATTTTTTCTCGTTGTATTCGCCAAAAATTTTATTGCTGATCTCGCTTTGAGCCTTTTTTGATGAATTTACAAGATAAAAAGCAAGGTGCCTTTCGCTGATGCCTATTGGGATTTTATATGTATTTGGCATCAAAAAGCCATCACTCACTGGAGCAAGGGCGTTATATTCGTTATTTAGCTTAACTGGATCAAGTCCTAGCTGGGCGGCGATCTGGTTTAAAAAAACGATAGTCGTTTCACCTGGTATTAGCGTTATCTCGGTTAAAGCTGCTTTTGATTTTGCAAGTTTTTTTAAAAAATCAACCCTTGAAATTTTATCTTGGCCGATCTCTATCCAGCCAGATTGCGGAGAGCCGATAAAAAGTATGGCGTACTTGTCTATCACGCTTAAGTTAAAGTTGCGATTAGCTAAATAAGATATAATCTCGCCCACACTTCCCTTTGGTATAAAAACGACCTTGCTTGTGTTTATAGGGCGTGCCAAATAGACAAAAATACTTAGGAAAATGATGGCTACGATATCAAAAAAAATGTCTAAATATGGCTTTTTAATAAAATTTTTTATCATCTTGATTCTTTCATTTATCTTACTTTTAAAATACGGCATAAAAATTAACGATTTCGAGTTTTACGGCGTAAAATTGGAGCAATTATATATAAAATTAGATAAAAAAATAATTGCAAGAGCAAAGCAGATAAGGCTTCCAAATTTTAAGAAAGAGAGCAAGCAAAAAAGCAGCGACGAGCGCCTTTTAAACCTTAGTAAAAGCGTAGATTTTATAGATACGATTTTTCAAGAAATTTCACTTGAAAATGTGCAAATAGGAGATGATTTTAAACTAAAAATTCTATTTTTAGATGATATATTTTTTGTTGATAGCCCTTATTTAAACGTGGATATAAAATTCCAAAACGAACAGCAAGACGGAATAGATCTTTTTAGCGTTAGAAATTTAAGCTTTAAGGATTTTAACGTAAGCATTAGTGGCGAAGGAAGTGCAGATTTTGATAAAAATGACTATAAATTTGAAGGAAATTTCACCTCTCATGAGCTGCGCGGTAAGCTAAATTTTGCTCTAAAAGATACATTTTTAACTTACAAAGCTTACGATGTCGAGGCTGGAAGTATTAAAAACTTCATTGATGAGCTTGATAGACGCATAGAGCTAAATAGTGAAGTTAAAAACTGGATATATGGATACATCGTTGCTGATGATTACGAGCTAAAAGAGATAAATGGCAAGGCTGATCTAGCTAAAAATAACTTTTATCTAAATGATCTAAATGCCACCGCAAATACTAAAAATTTGCTCGTTAAATTTGAAAAAGACTTGCCAGCCGTAAATGTAGGTGAGGCAAATATCACGCTTAAAAACTCAAAGCTTAAATTTGATCTTATTTCGCCTATTTACAAGGGTAAAAAGCTTGATGGCTCAAGCGTTGTGATAAATAATATCTTTGATGAAAAAAGCGCAAATTTAGAGCTTTTTATAAAGACAAAATCAATTTATGATGAAGCTATAAATGAGATATTAAAAGCCTATAAGATCGTCGTGCCAGTAAAACAGCTTAGCGGAAAAATGGATGCTAGCTTAAAAATTTTGATAAAACTAGACGAGAAAAGCTTAGAAAATTTTGATGAAAAAAGCGTCATTGCAAATGGAGAATTTAAGCTAAGTGATGCGGTTTTAGAAATAGCTGGAAGTAAATTTAATACCAAAAATACTCTCGTAAAGCTCATAAATACGATGAATTTAAACATCGATGCTACTGGCTTTGGGCTTGAGTTTTTTAAAGCAAATGCCAAGGCTGATATAAATTTACAAAAAAGTACTGGCGAGATAAAAGGCGTGATAGAAAGCTTTGATCTAAAAGAGAAAAATGATGAAATTTTAACTTTTAAAAATGAGCCGTTTAGCGCATTTTTAGACTTTAGCAAGGCTGGTGAAACTTTGCTTAAGATAGAGCCATTTGGGCTTGATATGAGCTTTGGCAGTGAAAGCAAAATAGCAACAAAAAATAGTAAATTTTTCATAGAGAGCTCGCCTGCTTTAAAGCAAAACGGCGTGCGTGGTTTTGATGAACTTAGTATAAAAAGTAAGGATTTTACTGATCTTGAGATTTTTGCCAAAGAGGTAAACTTTGACTTGCCGTTTTTAGATAAAAATGGCTCAAAATATGAAAACGATGATCTAAAAATTTTAGTCTCAAAAGCTGGCGTAAAGGTAGATAGCTCAAGCAAAAAGCTAAGCCTAGATATAAAAGAAAAAGCCATAAACGTAAAAACCAAAGATCTAAATTTGCTAGTGCTTGACGATAACAAAACCAGCGAGCAAAGCACACCGCTTGAGCTTTTAGCAAAAAATGGCGATATCATTTTAAGGGATCTAAACAAGACCTTGCCATTTGCTAGCTTTAGCGCCGAGAAAAAGGGCAAAAGCACCTCGCTAAATGGGCTAGCAAAACAAGGAAGAGTTGGCTATTTTAACGATGAAAAGAGTATAAATTTAGACGCAACCGACATAAGCGGAGAATTTATAAACGACCTTTTTGGCATCAAGAGCTTTGAGGGTGGTAAATTTCGCCTAAAAATGCTTGGAGAAAACTCTAAGAATTTCAAGGCAGAGGTGAGATTTTTTGATACTTTTTTAAAGGATTATATCTTTTATCAAAGGCTACTTAGCTTTTTAAACTCAGTTCCATCTCTTCTTAGCTTTAAAACGCCTGACTTTAACGACAAGGGCTTTACTGTTAAAAATGGTAAAATTTTACTCACTAGAAATGGCGATATGATCGAGTTTTTGGCGATTGAAATGATAGGCACAAGCGCTGATATCGGCGGACGTGGTACGATCGATCTAAAGAGTAAAAAGATAAACATCGACCTTGAGCTAAAGTTACTAAAAGACGCTAGCAGTATCATTGATAAAATTCCACTGGTAAATCAAATAATCCTTGGCAAGGACCGCTCGCTCTCAACAGTCATCGCCATACGAGGCACTACCGATAAGCCTGAATACTCGACGCAGATCCTGCAAGACGCTCTGCTTTCGCCACTAAAGATAATAAGAAACGTGATTCAGGCTCCGTTTTTGATATTTGAGTAAAAATTACTGATTTTGATAATTGTATAAGTATATAATTTTTAGATCACCATGAGTTATTTAAAATTTAATATAAACTTTAATAAAAAAGTATTTTATTAAAGTTTATTTGGTGCTTTAGATAACGTTATTTTAATCTTTTTGATAAAAATTTAATGATTTGAAATTTCTCATTTGAAAGTTTTTTTGTAATTATTACTGTTAAATCATAATCTTTTAAAACAAAGAAAACTGTATAAGTATCATTATTTTGCATATACCAAACCCAAAATTGGCTATTAAAACCATAATAAGGAAGCTTATCATTAAACATTATTCCGCCTAATTCATTTAATGCAAGTTTGCTTCCTTGAAAATCTATAAAATCATAATTTTTTTCAAGTTGCGCAGGGCTAAAAAACTTGGGATCAAATATTCTGCCTATGATATTCTTGCGAAATATAAATTCTGGTTGATTATTGCTATCTTTTACAATTTGATTAAATTCTTTTGTTTTTAAAAAAATAAAAGGACAAAAAATAAAAATTAAAATAAGAAAGAATATAGCTTGATGCTTTTGAGTATCATTGAACAAATCAAAAATTTTTTCATGAAAAACAAATATAACGACAATAATCATAATAGCAATAATCGTATCTCTGTTTAATTCAGTACTCAAAAAAATCAAACAGCAAATGCTAAAAAACAAGATAACAAAAAATTTAATACGGATTTATTTCCAAGCGTGTATATTAGAAGGAAAAAGCCTGATATTATTACACTAATATACATTAATTGATTAAAAGACAAAAAATATTTTACATCACATATATCAAAACCAAAATTGATGATCTCAATAATATCTCTTATAATAAGGTAAATAAATAAAAAAGCAAAAAAAGATGAAATATTTTTAAAAGACTCTGTAATATTTTTTAAAAATTCAATATTTATACGGCCTCTATTATAAAAACAAAAATCTCATAAAAATTTACTTCATCTCAAGGCGCATCAGATACATATCCTCGCCGTCAGTTACCTTTAAATTTTGGCTCTTGCACTTTGGACAGGTGAAGTCATTTTCGCTAAGCTCACCGCCAAATCCGCAATCCAAACACTCTACAACAATGCCTTGTAAATTTATGACAAGCTCAGCGTTTTCACAGATCGTACCAGTCTTATAAACGTCAAATGCACTCTGCAAATAATGAGGCTCCACTCCGCTTAAACGGCCAACCTTTATCTCGATCTTGCTTATCTCTTTTGTGTTTTCTTTGGCGGCATTTTTCTCGCAAAGGCTAACTAAATTTTGAACGATACTAAGCTCGTGCATTAGCAGATCCTTGGTAGTAACTCGCCCTTTGGTGGCTCGAGGAATCTTCTTGATTTATAGGCGTTTTCGATGATGACACGCTCGTTTTTTGCTTCCATTACTTCGCCTATTATCATCGCGTTTTGATCAAATTCTCTTAAAATTTTAAGCGCGTCCTCAGCCTGGCTCTCATCAACTGCCATCACAAAAGTGCCCTCATTTGCAAGTTCATAAGGCTCAAATCCAAATAGCTCACAAATGCCCATCACTTCGTCTGCGACCTTGATATTTTCTTCAAAGACTAAGATGTCAAATTTGTTAAATTTAGTCCACTCGTTTAGCACTGCGCTTAGTCCGCCCCTGGTCGCATCACGCATGGTTTGCGGTTTTATGCCAGAGCTAAGTAGCTTTAAAGCAACCTCTTTTAAGCTCTTGCAGTCACTTTTTAGATCAAGCCCAAGTTCAAATTCTTCTCTTGCTGCTAGCACCACGCCGCCGTGTCTGCCAACATCTCCAGAGATTAAAATTTTAGCCCCTGCCTTTAAATTTTTAAGCTCCACACCCTCGCAAACTATCTCGCCGATGCCTGCTGTGTTTATAAAAATTTTATCGCATTTGCCCTTTGGCACGACCTTCGTATCGCCGCAAACCACGCTTACACCGCTCTCTTTGCAAGTTTTAGCAAGCGAGCCAAGCACGCGCTCAAGCTCTTCTATACTAAGCCCTTCTTCGATGATGAGAGAGCAGCTTAGGTATTTAGCGCTTGCACCAACCATCGCTAGGTCGTTTATCGTGCCGCAAGCCGCGATCTTACCGATGTCGCCACCGTTAAAAAAAATGGGAGTTACCACAAAGCTATCGGAGCTAAAAGCGATCTTGCCGTTTAAATTTAATATCGCTGAGTCGTTACTCTGTCTTAAAATTTCGTTATCAAAAATTTTAAATATCGTCTCGTTTATAAGCGAGTTCATCTCCTCGCCGCCGCCGCCGTGACTTAGCATTATCTTTTTCATTAAATTCCTTAACCAACTCTTGCGTATTTAAAATATGCCGCACAAGCGCCCTCGCTTGAGACCATGCACGATCCTATCGGATTTTGCGGGTTGCAGACCTTGCCAAAGACTTTGCACTCTGTCGGTTTTGCTAACCCTCTTAAAATTTGCCCACAAATGCATGCCTTGCTCTCGCTAGCACTCTCTACACTGCAGTCAAACTGCACTCCGGCGTCAAGGTAGGCAAATTCATCTTTTAGCTTCATGCCACTTTGCGCTATCTCGCCAAGGCCTCTCCAGACAAAGTCGCACGGCTCAAAGTATTTAGCTATGAGCTCTTTTGCCTTGACGTTGCCCTCTTCTTTAACCGCCCTTGCGTACTCGTTATAGACTTCATAAGTGCCTGCGTTTTGCTGACGGACTAAATTTAGCACACTTGCCATGATGTCAAGCGGCTCAAAACCGCTAATGGCGATAGGTCTTTTAAATTCGCTCGCTAACTCTTTGTAAATTTTGCTACCCGTGATGACGCTCACGTGGCTTGGGCCCAAAAATGCGTCTATCCTCACGTTTTCGTCGCTCATTATAGCTCTAACTGGAGCTGGGACGGTTACGTGATTTATATGAAAATATAAATTTTTAATGCCCTCTTGCACCACTTTTTCAACTAAATTTGCGCTCATCGGAGTCGTCGTCTCAAAGCCAATGGCAAAAAATATGACCTTTTTGTCTGGATTTTGCTTAGCGATATTTAGCGCATCAAGTGGCGTGTAAAGCGCCCTTATGTCGTGCCCCTCGCCGCGAAGCTTTTGCAAGCTTGTCTTTGAGCCAGGCACTCTTAGCATATCAGCTAGCGTACAAAAGATCACATTCTCCATGCTAGCAAGCTTACAGGCTTCGTCTATGCGGCTCTTTGGCATCACACAGACCGGACAGCCTGGGCCATGGACGAAATTTATATGCTCTCCAACTAAGTTTGGCAGTGCAAATTTCATAATGCTATGCGTGTGACCACCGCAAATTTCCATGATATTTAGGGGCTTTGTGCTCTCTTTTTGTATGAGTTTTGAAAGGGCTAGGATTAAATTTTTATCGCGAAAGCCATTTATAAGATCCATCAAATTTTCCCCGCGTCCATATCCTCGGCGATCTTTTGATAGACCTCCAAGCTCTCAAGCGCAAACTGCGTATCGATCTTTTGCATAGCGTAACCTACGTGAATTAGCACATATTCGCCAACTTTTACCTCTTCAGAGATGAGATCTAGGCTTACCTTTCTAGTAACACCCAAGGTCTCGACAGTAGCAACGTTATTTTCATCTATTTCTATTACTTTTGAAGGGATTGAGAGGCACATTATCTTAGCTCTTTTTTAAATTCCAAATAACTTATCCATTTATCGATACCTTCGCCTGTTTTGCTATCTATCACAAAGATATCAACCTTTGGATTTAGTTTTCTAGCGTCGTTTTTCACGCGCTCGATATCAAAGTCAAAATGCGGTGCAAGCGAAGCTTTTGTGATGAGAAGCACATCAGCAGCCCTAAACATCACTGGATATTTGCTCACCTTGTCATCGCCCTCTGGCACTGAAAGAAGCACAGCGTTAAAATGTGAGCCAACATCGTAGCTTGCAGGACAGACTAAATTTCCAACATTTTCTATAAAGACTAGATCGAGATCGTTTAGCGGCAAATGATGAAGCCCTTCATGCACCATAAATGCGTCCAAGTGACAGGTCTGACCTGTGCTTATCTGATGAGCCTTTGCGCCAGCTTTTACTATGCGATCAGCATCTTGATTTGTCTCCAAATCGCCCTCAACAACACCTACTTTAAACTTACTAGACTTTATCGTAGCCTCTAAAAGCGTCGTCTTACCAGCACCTGGGCTACTCATTAAATTTACGCAAAGTATCTTTTTCTCATCAAGATGGGCTCTGTTGTGAGCGGCCTCTTTGTCATTTTCAGAGAGAATTTTCTCTATCACATCTATGGTTTTGCTCTCGTTTAGCACAGGGTGTGCGTGAGCCTCGTGGCTATGTTCGTGCGCGTCATGAGCGTGATCTGTATGCCCATCATGAGTGTGCGAGTGCGAGTGAGTAGTACCATCAGCATGAGTGTGAACGTGGGCGTGATTACCCATTGAACAACCGCAATCTTTACACATTTTTTCATCCTTTTTTATTAATTTATGGAGATTTTAACTCTTAAATTTAAAAATAAAATTAAAATTTAGGAGTTTTTGCAAATAGATCAAAATTAATTAATTTATTTAAATTTTTATTTAAATTTAAAAATATAAATGAAATTTGCAAAAGAATTTTGACTAAATTTACTTTACTCTTTTTGCCTAATCTCATCCAACTTATCAAAATTTTCATCACCAAGTAGTTTTTTACTATTTTTTTGGGCATTCTTTTGGATTATTAGATCCTTTAGTCTAGCTTTGCCATTATCCATTACCATCAAAACAGCATACGCTTCAACATCCTCTTCTCTCATTTCATCTTCAGTATTAGC comes from Campylobacter concisus and encodes:
- the mltG gene encoding endolytic transglycosylase MltG, with product MIKNFIKKPYLDIFFDIVAIIFLSIFVYLARPINTSKVVFIPKGSVGEIISYLANRNFNLSVIDKYAILFIGSPQSGWIEIGQDKISRVDFLKKLAKSKAALTEITLIPGETTIVFLNQIAAQLGLDPVKLNNEYNALAPVSDGFLMPNTYKIPIGISERHLAFYLVNSSKKAQSEISNKIFGEYNEKKWFKILTIASIIQKEAANDAEMPLVASVIYNRLNKGMRLQMDGTLNYGIYSHDVITAERIRSDMSEFNTYLNDGIPPSPVCSVSISAIKAAINPTKSDYLYFVLDKKAKKHIFSKTLSEHNQNIGK
- a CDS encoding HypC/HybG/HupF family hydrogenase formation chaperone, yielding MCLSIPSKVIEIDENNVATVETLGVTRKVSLDLISEEVKVGEYVLIHVGYAMQKIDTQFALESLEVYQKIAEDMDAGKI
- the hypB gene encoding hydrogenase nickel incorporation protein HypB, with the protein product MCKDCGCSMGNHAHVHTHADGTTHSHSHTHDGHTDHAHDAHEHSHEAHAHPVLNESKTIDVIEKILSENDKEAAHNRAHLDEKKILCVNLMSSPGAGKTTLLEATIKSSKFKVGVVEGDLETNQDADRIVKAGAKAHQISTGQTCHLDAFMVHEGLHHLPLNDLDLVFIENVGNLVCPASYDVGSHFNAVLLSVPEGDDKVSKYPVMFRAADVLLITKASLAPHFDFDIERVKNDARKLNPKVDIFVIDSKTGEGIDKWISYLEFKKELR
- a CDS encoding AsmA-like C-terminal domain-containing protein, which codes for MEQLYIKLDKKIIARAKQIRLPNFKKESKQKSSDERLLNLSKSVDFIDTIFQEISLENVQIGDDFKLKILFLDDIFFVDSPYLNVDIKFQNEQQDGIDLFSVRNLSFKDFNVSISGEGSADFDKNDYKFEGNFTSHELRGKLNFALKDTFLTYKAYDVEAGSIKNFIDELDRRIELNSEVKNWIYGYIVADDYELKEINGKADLAKNNFYLNDLNATANTKNLLVKFEKDLPAVNVGEANITLKNSKLKFDLISPIYKGKKLDGSSVVINNIFDEKSANLELFIKTKSIYDEAINEILKAYKIVVPVKQLSGKMDASLKILIKLDEKSLENFDEKSVIANGEFKLSDAVLEIAGSKFNTKNTLVKLINTMNLNIDATGFGLEFFKANAKADINLQKSTGEIKGVIESFDLKEKNDEILTFKNEPFSAFLDFSKAGETLLKIEPFGLDMSFGSESKIATKNSKFFIESSPALKQNGVRGFDELSIKSKDFTDLEIFAKEVNFDLPFLDKNGSKYENDDLKILVSKAGVKVDSSSKKLSLDIKEKAINVKTKDLNLLVLDDNKTSEQSTPLELLAKNGDIILRDLNKTLPFASFSAEKKGKSTSLNGLAKQGRVGYFNDEKSINLDATDISGEFINDLFGIKSFEGGKFRLKMLGENSKNFKAEVRFFDTFLKDYIFYQRLLSFLNSVPSLLSFKTPDFNDKGFTVKNGKILLTRNGDMIEFLAIEMIGTSADIGGRGTIDLKSKKINIDLELKLLKDASSIIDKIPLVNQIILGKDRSLSTVIAIRGTTDKPEYSTQILQDALLSPLKIIRNVIQAPFLIFE
- the hypD gene encoding hydrogenase formation protein HypD; protein product: MDLINGFRDKNLILALSKLIQKESTKPLNIMEICGGHTHSIMKFALPNLVGEHINFVHGPGCPVCVMPKSRIDEACKLASMENVIFCTLADMLRVPGSKTSLQKLRGEGHDIRALYTPLDALNIAKQNPDKKVIFFAIGFETTTPMSANLVEKVVQEGIKNLYFHINHVTVPAPVRAIMSDENVRIDAFLGPSHVSVITGSKIYKELASEFKRPIAISGFEPLDIMASVLNLVRQQNAGTYEVYNEYARAVKEEGNVKAKELIAKYFEPCDFVWRGLGEIAQSGMKLKDEFAYLDAGVQFDCSVESASESKACICGQILRGLAKPTECKVFGKVCNPQNPIGSCMVSSEGACAAYFKYARVG
- the hypA gene encoding hydrogenase maturation nickel metallochaperone HypA; the protein is MHELSIVQNLVSLCEKNAAKENTKEISKIEIKVGRLSGVEPHYLQSAFDVYKTGTICENAELVINLQGIVVECLDCGFGGELSENDFTCPKCKSQNLKVTDGEDMYLMRLEMK
- the hypE gene encoding hydrogenase expression/formation protein HypE; amino-acid sequence: MKKIMLSHGGGGEEMNSLINETIFKIFDNEILRQSNDSAILNLNGKIAFSSDSFVVTPIFFNGGDIGKIAACGTINDLAMVGASAKYLSCSLIIEEGLSIEELERVLGSLAKTCKESGVSVVCGDTKVVPKGKCDKIFINTAGIGEIVCEGVELKNLKAGAKILISGDVGRHGGVVLAAREEFELGLDLKSDCKSLKEVALKLLSSGIKPQTMRDATRGGLSAVLNEWTKFNKFDILVFEENIKVADEVMGICELFGFEPYELANEGTFVMAVDESQAEDALKILREFDQNAMIIGEVMEAKNERVIIENAYKSRRFLEPPKGELLPRIC